The Castor canadensis chromosome 8, mCasCan1.hap1v2, whole genome shotgun sequence genome contains a region encoding:
- the Tmt1b gene encoding thiol S-methyltransferase TMT1B, which translates to MDALVRLLQLLVLLLTLPLHLLALLGCWQPLCKTYFPYLMAVLTANTNRKMESKKRELFSQIKGLMGTSGKVALLELGCGTGANFQFYPPGCRITCLDPNPHFEKFLTKSMAENRHLQYERFVVAYGEDMKQLADGSMDVVVCTLVLCSVQSPKRVLQEVQRVLRPGGVLFFLEHVAEPRGSWAFMWQQVFEPTWKHIGDGCYLTRETWKDLENAQFSEVQMERQPPPFKWLPVGPQIMGKAVK; encoded by the exons ATGGATGCCCTGGTCCGACTCCTGCAGCTGCTGGTGCTGCTCCTGACCCTGCCCCTGCACTTGCTGGCTCTGCTAGGCTGCTGGCAGCCCCTGTGCAAAACCTACTTCCCCTACCTGATGGCCGTGCTGACTGCAAATACCAACCGCAAGATGGAGAGCAAGAAACGGGAGCTTTTCAGCCAGATTAAAGGACTTATGGGAACCTCTGGGAAGGTGGCCCTGTTGGAGCTGGGCTGTGGTACTGGTGCCAACTTCCAGTTCTACCCACCTGGCTGCAGAATCACTTGCCTGGACCCAAACCCCCACTTTGAGAAGTTCCTGACAAAGAGCATGGCTGAAAATAGGCACCTCCAATATGAGCGATTTGTTGTGGCATATGGAGAGGACATGAAACAACTAGCTGATGGCTCCatggatgtggtggtgtgcacaCTGGTGCTGTGCTCCGTGCAGAGTCCAAAGAGGGTCCTGCAAGAAGTCCAGAGAGTGCTAAGGCCG gGAGGAGTGTTGTTTTTCTTGGAGCATGTGGCCGAGCCTCGAGGAAGCTGGGCCTTCATGTGGCAGCAAGTTTTCGAGCCCACATGGAAACACATTGGTGATGGCTGCTACCTCACCAGAGAGACTTGGAAGGACCTTGAGAATGCCCAGTTCTCTGAAGTTCAAATGGAACGACAGCCCCCTCCCTTCAAGTGGTTACCTGTTGGGCCCCAAATCATGGGAAAGGCTGTGAAATAA